The stretch of DNA AAGAACCGGACCCGGCTGGCGCAAAGTGAGATAGGAGGGGAAACCCTCCTTTTTTAGGAGGGAGCAATGGAAAATGAACTGATCAAAAAAGTAAGAGAGAAGTGCCGAATCCGCAATACTGCCCTTGATAGTGAGGTTAGTGATTATATAGAGGCGGCAAAGCGGGATATGGGCATTTCCGGGATTAATACAGTGAATGGACAGGATAAGCTGATTGAACAGGCCATTGTACTATATTGTAAAGCCCAATATGCCGACATTAAGGACAGCGTCCGGTATATGGAAGCCTATGAAAAGACCTGCGTCAAGCTGGCGTTATCGGGTGAAAAAAATGTGGACTGATATATGTTATCTGGGAGAAATCCGGGAAATTGAAAATGATGTGGGGGATATTATCACGGAAATTACATATTTTCCGGAAGATGAGTATATTTTCTGTAATGAAAAATCCATTACCGATAAAGAGTTTTACCAGGCAGCCACAACAGACTATAAGCCCAGCGTTGAACTGGAGGTAAAAGCATCTGATTACAATGGACAACGGTTTATTAAGTATTACGGTGAAGAATATACCGTGTATAAAAGTAAAAAAGTCGGCAGTGAAAACATAGCATTGACACTGGAAAGGGGGATCAAGCATGAGCGTGCCACCGAAGGTACATAAGGTTATGTACCGCAAAGGAAAATGCATTGTCGAATACGACAATAAAATAGACCGGGCAAAATATACCCTTGACGGCCTTGTGTACGGCGCTTTAAGGGATGTAGGTAAATTTGTTTGCACAAAATTTAAAGAAGCCTATTACGGACACTTTAAAAGGCGCAAGGGTAGGGTAGGACGGTTTACACAATACTGGGTGCGCCGCCGTGAAATGAATTTACAGGTTGGCATTAAGCCTGGCGGCTTTTATGGTGGTTTCCAGGAAAAAGGAACATCAAAACAGCCAGCCCTTAACCTACTCTCGGATTCTGTAAAAAATAATATTCCTCAGATTGTCCAGATTGAATCAGAATATTTGAGTTCCTTGTCCGATGAAGCGGCTGCTTTGGCGCGTGTCACAGAGTCCCAGGAGGAAACAGGTGGTGCTGATGGATAGCCCGACAATCGCACTTCGGCGTGATGTTCATAATTTGCTTAAAATGGCTCATAACCGCGTTTCATATGTTAAGGCTAGTAAGAATACTCAATATCCTTATATCGTCTATAAAATAAGCGATATGGGGGATTCAAAAAAGCTGGAACTGGACTATTGGGACAGGAACAGCGATTCCACAAAAATTGAGACGATGGCCGACGATGTAAAGGGAATTTTAGACCAATGTGTTTTAACAAATGAACAACACTGCCTAGTTTTTTATCATGGACAGGATCGGCAGCCATTAACGGATGATGATCCGCAGATTTTAAGAATTAACGAGTCTTATGAGATTCGCTATTTCGGAAAGGATTGAGAATGAGCAGAGGAAAAGTAACCACAGGTTACAATCCAAAGACAAAAGACCACCTGCATTTGAACGCAGGTGCAATTTTTAAAAATTTTGAAGTGGGTGTTGATACCTACGAATCGGCAAGGGCATCAGGCAAGCTGATCGGGGCCACCCAGGGAGGTAATGAATTTAAAGCTGTCGCGGAAGTGCGTCAAATTGAAATTGATGGGCTGCCGGGCCGGGCAAAAGGGGCAGAGGTAATTGACAGCTGGGAGGTTTCCCAGATGGCAAATTTTGTTGAAACGACCCCAGATATTATTACGATGGCTTTAGGCGCAGCTACCATTGATAGTGATACGAATGGAACATACCACATTATAAAGGGTAAAAACAATATTGAAGATGAAGATTATATTGATAACATCACCTATATTGGGACTATTTCGGGTTCTGAACGGCCTGTTATTATCCAGACGCTAAATGCCTTGAGCACTGATGGCCTGGATATTAAAACAGAGGACAAAAAAGAAGGCGTTATCGCAGCTACCTTTTATGGACATTATGAGGATGATGGCAGCGGAAACATTGATTCACCACCCTATATTATTTATT from Eubacterium sp. 1001713B170207_170306_E7 encodes:
- a CDS encoding DNA-packaging protein, whose product is MENELIKKVREKCRIRNTALDSEVSDYIEAAKRDMGISGINTVNGQDKLIEQAIVLYCKAQYADIKDSVRYMEAYEKTCVKLALSGEKNVD
- a CDS encoding chitobiase/beta-hexosaminidase C-terminal domain-containing protein, yielding MSRGKVTTGYNPKTKDHLHLNAGAIFKNFEVGVDTYESARASGKLIGATQGGNEFKAVAEVRQIEIDGLPGRAKGAEVIDSWEVSQMANFVETTPDIITMALGAATIDSDTNGTYHIIKGKNNIEDEDYIDNITYIGTISGSERPVIIQTLNALSTDGLDIKTEDKKEGVIAATFYGHYEDDGSGNIDSPPYIIYYPKGDNVEKPVASVKGGTYTAGKSVTLSCADSGATIRYTTNGFEPDGSSDEYTTAISISKNTILKAKAFKSGKADSPTLTETYIIKSGS